In one window of Ovis aries strain OAR_USU_Benz2616 breed Rambouillet chromosome 5, ARS-UI_Ramb_v3.0, whole genome shotgun sequence DNA:
- the LOC101121681 gene encoding olfactory receptor 2T29-like yields the protein MENIIWMTNHSGKSDFILVGIFSQSVHPILLCMVIFIVFLLALIGNIVLIFLIHSDTHLHTPMYFFISQLSLMDVMYISVTVPKMLIDQIMGMNKISVPECAMQMFLYVTLAGSEFFFLGAMAYDRYVAICHPLRYSVLMSHRVCLLLASGCWFLGSVDGFMLTSITMTFPFCRSREIHHFFCEVPAVMKLSCSDTSLYETLMYLCCVLMLLIPVTIISSSYFFILLTIHRINSVEGQKKAFATCSSHMTVVILFYGAAVYTYMLPNSYHTPENDMVVSVFYTILTPALNPLIYSLRNKDVMGALKKILNMRPVNQENIK from the coding sequence ATGGAAAACATTATCTGGATGACTAATCACTCTGGGAAGTCTGATTTCATCCTGGTGGGAATCTTCAGTCAATCAGTTCATCCAATTCTACTGTGTATGGTGATTTTTATCGTTTTTCTGCTGGCTTTGATTGGAAACATTGTGCTGATTTTTCTGATTCATTCTGATacccacctccacacccccatgtactttttcATCAGCCAGTTGTCCCTCATGGATGTAATGTATATATCTGTTACTGTGCCCAAGATGCTTATAGATCAGATCATGGGCATGAATAAGATTTCAGTCCCTGAATGTGCAATGCAAATGTTTCTCTACGTAACACTGGCAGGttcagagtttttctttttgggtgccatggcctatgaccgctatgtggccatttGCCATCCTCTTCGTTACTCTGTCCTCATGAGCCATAGAGTGTGTCTCCTCCTGGCGTCAGGTTGTTGGTTTCTAGGATCAGTGGATGGATTCATGCTAACATCCATTACCATGACCTTCCCCTTCTGCAGATCTAGGGAGATccatcatttcttctgtgaagtcCCTGCTGTAATGAAGCTCTCCTGCTCAGACACTTCCCTCTACGAGACTCTCATGTACCTGTGTTGTGTCCTCATGCTCCTCATTCCTGTGACAATCATTTCAAgctcttatttttttattctcctcaCCATCCACAGAATAAACTCAGTAGAGGGCCAAAAGAAGGCATTTGCCACTTGTTCTTCCCATATGACTGTGGTAATCCTGTTTTATGGTGCTGCTGTTTATACCTACATGCTCCCCAACTCCTACCACACCCCTGAGAACGACATGGTGGTATCTGTCTTTTACACCATACTCACACCTGCACTAAACCCTTTAATCTATAGTCTTAGGAACAAAGATGTCATGGGGGctctgaaaaaaattttgaatatgaGACCTGTTaatcaagaaaatataaagtag
- the LOC101111094 gene encoding olfactory receptor 2T4-like, translated as MDNITWMTSYTARSDFTLVGIFSQSQHPALLCVVIFVVFLMALSGNIFLIFLIYSDAHLHTPMYFFISQLSFMDMMYISVTVPKMLVDQITGVNKISVPECGIQMFLYVTLAGSEFFLLASMAYDRYMAICHPLHYPVLMNHKVCLFLASGCWFLGSVDGFLFTPITMTFPFCRSREIHHFFCEVPAILKLSCSDTSLYEIFMYLCCVLMLLIPVTIISGSYYFILLTIHRMNSAEGRKKAFATCSSHITVVILFYGAAIYTYMLPNSYHTPEKDMMVSVFYTILTPVLNPLIYSLRNKDVIGALKKILNLGIVFQ; from the coding sequence atggacaatATCACCTGGATGACCAGCTACACTGCAAGATCAGATTTCACCCTGGTGGGAATCTTCAGTCAATCACAACACCCTGCTCTCCTTTGTGTGGTCATTTTTGTGGTTTTCCTGATGGCTTTGTCTGGAAATATCTTTCTGATCTTTTTGATATATTCTGATGctcacctccacacccccatgtactttttcATCAGTCAGTTGTCTTTCATGGACATGATGTACATTTCTGTTACTGTGCCCAAGATGCTCGTGGACCAGATCACAGGTGTGAATAAGATCTCCGTCCCTGAATGTGGGATTCAGATGTTCCTCTATGTGACACTAGCAGGTTCAGAATTTTTCCTTCTAGCCTCTATGGCCTATGATCGCTACATGGCCATTTGCCATCCTCTCCATTACCCTGTCCTCATGAACCACAAGGTGTGTCTCTTCCTGGCATCTGGCTGCTGGTTTCTGGGCTCAGTGGATGGCTTCTTGTTTACTCCCATCACCATGACCTTCCCCTTCTGCAGATCCCGGGAGATccatcatttcttctgtgaagttCCTGCTATATTAAAGCTTTCCTGCTCAGACACCTCCCTCTATGAGATTTTCATGTACCTGTGTTGTGTCCTCATGCTCCTCATTCCTGTGACAATCATTTCAGGCTCTTATTACTTTATTCTCCTCACCATTCACAGGATGAACTCAGCAGAGGGTCGGAAGAAGGCATTTGCGACTTGTTCCTCCCACATAACTGTGGTCATCCTCTTTTATGGGGCTgccatatacacatatatgcttcCCAACTCCTACCACACCCCTGAGAAGGACATGATGGTATCTGTCTTCTACACCATACTCACTCCTGTACTAAACCCTTTAATCTATAGTCTAAGGAATAAGGATGTTATAGGGGCTCTGAAGAAAATTTTGAACTTGGGAATTGTTTTTCAATAA